A portion of the Aquila chrysaetos chrysaetos chromosome 4, bAquChr1.4, whole genome shotgun sequence genome contains these proteins:
- the NPBWR1 gene encoding neuropeptides B/W receptor type 1, which produces MENSSRPDTNSSCADCTGRGDGGLNMSTPPLSPSFYVTVPVIYSVICAVGLTGNTAVIYVILKAPKMKTVTNIFILNLAIADELFTLVLPINIADYLLLQWPFGEFMCKLIISIDQYNTFSSIYFLTVMSIDRYLVVVATTKSRKMSYRTYRAAKIVSLCVWSFVTVIILPFTVFAKIHKEQGRSQCVFVFPHPESLWWKGSRIYTLILGFAIPVSTICILYTTMLCKLRRVHLHCNAKALDKAKKKVTLMVVVILAACLFCWTPYHLSTVVALTTDIPQTPLIIGISYFITSLSYANSCFNPFLYAFLDDSFRRSFRKLIDCRTTS; this is translated from the coding sequence ATGGAGAACTCCTCCCGCCCTGACACCAATTCCTCATGTGCAGACTGCACCGGGAGAGGGGATGGGGGTCTGAATATGTCCACTCCCCCACTGAGCCCCAGCTTCTACGTCACGGTGCCTGTTATCTACTCAGTCATCTGTGCTGTGGGGCTGACAGGCAACACCGCCGTCATCTATGTAATCCTCAAAGCCCCGAAGATGAAAACGGTCACCAACATCTTCATCCTCAACCTGGCCATTGCTGACGAGCTCTTTACCTTGGTGCTACCCATCAACATTGCTGACTACCTGCTCCTGCAGTGGCCCTTTGGAGAGTTCATGTGCAAGCTCATCATCTCCATAGACCAGTACAACACCTTCTCCAGCATCTACTTCCTCACCGTCATGAGCATTGACCGCTACCTGGTTGTGGTGGCCACCACTAAGTCCAGGAAGATGTCCTACCGCACCTACCGAGCAGCCAAGATCGTGAGCCTCTGTGTCTGGTCCTTTGTCACTGTCATCATCCTGCCCTTCACTGTCTTTGCTAAGATACACAAGGAGCAGGGGCGCTCCCAGTGTGTCTTCGTGTTCCCCCACCCTGAGAGCTTGTGGTGGAAAGGCAGTCGCATCTATACCCTTATTTTAGGCTTTGCCATCCCAGTGTCCACCATCTGCATCCTCTACACCACCATGCTGTGCAAATTGAGACGCGTGCACCTCCACTGCAATGCAAAAGCCCTggacaaagccaaaaaaaaggtGACGCTGATGGTGGTTGTCATCCTGGCTGCATGCCTGTTCTGCTGGACGCCCTATCACCTTAGCACAGTGGTGGCCCTCACCACAGACATCCCACAAACTCCACTCATCATTGGGATTTCCTACTTCATCACTAGCTTGAGTTATGCCAACAGCTGCTTCAACCCTTTCCTGTATGCCTTTCTGGATGACAGTTTCCGGAGGAGCTTTCGCAAACTGATAGATTGCAGAACCACCTCATAA